In Thauera sp. JM12B12, one DNA window encodes the following:
- a CDS encoding YeaH/YhbH family protein yields MVRIIDRRFDSKNKSAVNRQRFMRRFKQQIRKAVSEAIHGRSIRDLENGEQISIPARDLSEPSLHHGKGGVWEQVFPGNDQFSAGDRIKRPLGGGGDGSGKGKASNEGEHEDDFVFQLSREEFLDLFFEDLELPRLIRTQLAKVTDYKTQRAGFKSDGTPANINIIRSMRGALGRRLALGSPYAARIRELQQALDETLARLGEDSAEVRALREELAVLRAKVERIPFIDSFDLRYNNRIKVPRPTTQAVMFCVMDVSGSMDEERKSMAKRFFMLLYLFLTRSYEHIEVVFIRHHTVAKEVDEDEFFHSRESGGTVVSSALELMRAILHERYADGQWNIYGAQASDGDNWDNDSPICGRLLDTGILPFCQYFAYVEITAGDPQNLWREYAKLEAAHDNFAMQRIESPADIYPVFRELFKKTIA; encoded by the coding sequence ATGGTCCGCATCATCGATCGACGCTTCGACAGCAAGAACAAGAGCGCGGTCAACCGCCAGCGCTTCATGCGTCGCTTCAAGCAGCAGATCCGCAAGGCGGTATCGGAGGCCATCCATGGTCGCTCGATCCGCGATCTCGAGAACGGCGAGCAGATCTCGATTCCCGCCCGCGACCTGTCCGAACCGTCGCTGCATCATGGCAAGGGCGGCGTGTGGGAGCAGGTCTTCCCCGGCAACGACCAGTTCAGCGCCGGCGACCGCATCAAGCGTCCGCTCGGCGGCGGCGGTGACGGGAGCGGCAAGGGCAAGGCGAGCAACGAGGGCGAGCACGAGGACGATTTCGTGTTCCAGCTCTCGCGCGAGGAGTTTCTCGACCTCTTCTTCGAGGACCTCGAGCTCCCCCGCCTGATTCGCACCCAACTCGCCAAGGTCACCGACTACAAGACCCAGCGCGCCGGATTCAAGTCCGACGGCACGCCGGCCAACATCAACATCATCCGCTCGATGCGCGGCGCGCTCGGGCGCCGCCTCGCACTCGGCTCGCCTTACGCGGCACGCATCCGCGAGCTCCAGCAGGCGCTCGACGAGACGCTCGCCCGGCTCGGAGAGGACAGCGCGGAGGTACGGGCGCTGCGCGAGGAACTCGCCGTGCTGCGCGCGAAGGTCGAGCGCATCCCCTTCATCGACAGTTTCGACCTGCGCTACAACAACCGCATCAAGGTGCCGCGCCCGACCACCCAGGCGGTGATGTTCTGCGTCATGGACGTCTCCGGGTCCATGGACGAAGAGCGCAAGTCCATGGCCAAGCGCTTCTTCATGCTGCTCTACCTGTTCCTGACGCGCAGCTACGAGCACATCGAGGTGGTGTTCATCCGCCACCACACGGTGGCCAAGGAAGTGGACGAGGACGAGTTCTTCCACTCGCGCGAATCGGGCGGCACGGTGGTCTCGAGCGCGCTCGAACTCATGCGCGCCATCCTCCACGAACGCTATGCCGACGGACAGTGGAACATCTACGGTGCGCAGGCCTCCGACGGCGACAACTGGGACAACGACTCGCCGATCTGCGGCCGCCTGCTCGACACCGGGATCCTGCCGTTCTGCCAGTACTTCGCCTACGTCGAGATCACCGCGGGCGATCCGCAGAACCTGTGGCGCGAGTACGCCAAGCTCGAGGCCGCGCACGACAACTTCGCGATGCAGCGCATCGAGTCGCCGGCCGACATCTACCCGGTGTTCCGCGAACTGTTCAAGAAGACGATCGCATGA
- a CDS encoding PrkA family serine protein kinase codes for MSIFNAYQARFEAAREEEMSLQDYLELCRSDPMAYATAAERMLSAIGEPELVDTRLDPRLSRIFSNKIIKLYPAFRDFYGMEEVIEHIVSYFRHAAQGLEEKKQILYLLGPVGGGKSSLAEKLKSLIEKVPFYAIKGSPVHESPLGLFNAAEDAHILEGDFGIPRRYLNTIMSPWAVKRLHEFGGDITKFRVVKLNPSVLRQVAVAKTEPGDENNQDISSLVGKIDIRKLEQYSQDDPDAYSYSGGLCLANRGLLEFVEMFKAPIKVLHPLLTATQEGNYKGTEGFGAIPFDGIVMAHSNESEWVAFKNNKNNEAFLDRIYTVKVPYCLRVSDEIRIYEKLLVHSSLSEAPCAPDTLKMMAQFAVLSRLKEPENSSIFSKMRVYDGENLKDTDPKAKSYQEYRDYAGVDEGMTGLSTRFAFKVLSKVFNFDHREVAANPVHLMYVLEQQIEAEQYPAETEARYMGYIKEYLAPRYAEFIGKEIQTAYLESYSEYGQNIFDRYVIYADFWIQDQEFRDPNTGEILDRAALNEELEKIEKPAGISNPKDFRNEVVNFVLRARAKHDGRNPSWTSYEKLRAVIEKKMFSNTEDLLPVISFNAKASADEQRKHQDFVNRMIDKGYTEKQVRLLCEWYLRVRKSS; via the coding sequence ATGTCCATCTTCAATGCCTATCAGGCGCGCTTCGAGGCAGCCCGCGAAGAGGAAATGTCGCTGCAGGACTACCTCGAACTGTGCCGCAGCGACCCAATGGCCTATGCCACGGCGGCCGAGCGCATGCTCAGTGCGATCGGCGAACCGGAACTGGTCGACACCCGGCTCGATCCGCGGCTGTCGCGAATCTTCTCGAACAAGATCATCAAGCTCTACCCGGCGTTCCGCGACTTCTACGGCATGGAAGAGGTCATCGAGCACATCGTGTCGTATTTCCGCCATGCCGCGCAGGGCCTGGAAGAGAAGAAGCAGATCCTCTACCTCCTCGGCCCGGTGGGCGGCGGCAAGTCCTCGCTTGCGGAGAAGCTCAAGAGCCTGATCGAGAAGGTGCCCTTCTATGCGATCAAGGGCTCGCCGGTGCACGAATCGCCTCTCGGCCTCTTCAACGCCGCCGAGGACGCCCACATCCTCGAGGGCGACTTCGGGATCCCGCGCCGCTACCTCAACACGATCATGAGCCCGTGGGCGGTCAAGCGTCTGCATGAATTCGGCGGCGACATCACGAAGTTCCGCGTGGTCAAGCTCAACCCCTCGGTGCTGCGCCAGGTCGCGGTGGCGAAGACCGAGCCGGGCGACGAGAACAACCAGGACATCTCGTCCCTGGTCGGCAAGATCGACATCCGCAAGCTCGAGCAGTATTCACAGGACGACCCCGACGCCTACAGCTACTCCGGCGGCCTGTGCCTCGCCAACCGCGGCCTGCTGGAGTTCGTCGAAATGTTCAAGGCACCGATCAAGGTGCTACACCCCTTGCTGACCGCCACCCAGGAGGGCAACTACAAGGGCACCGAGGGCTTCGGCGCGATTCCCTTCGACGGCATCGTGATGGCGCACTCGAACGAGTCCGAGTGGGTCGCCTTCAAGAACAACAAGAACAACGAGGCCTTCCTCGACCGCATCTACACGGTCAAGGTGCCTTACTGCCTGCGCGTGTCCGACGAGATCCGCATCTACGAGAAGCTGCTGGTGCACAGCTCGCTGTCGGAAGCCCCGTGCGCGCCCGACACGCTGAAGATGATGGCCCAGTTCGCCGTGCTGTCGCGCCTGAAGGAGCCCGAGAACTCGAGCATCTTCTCCAAGATGCGCGTCTATGACGGCGAGAACCTGAAGGACACCGACCCCAAGGCCAAGAGCTACCAGGAGTACCGCGACTATGCCGGCGTCGACGAAGGCATGACCGGGCTCTCCACCCGCTTCGCCTTCAAGGTGTTGTCGAAAGTCTTCAACTTCGACCACCGCGAGGTCGCGGCCAACCCGGTGCACCTGATGTACGTGCTCGAGCAGCAGATCGAGGCCGAACAGTACCCGGCCGAAACCGAAGCGCGCTACATGGGCTACATCAAGGAGTACCTCGCCCCGCGCTACGCCGAGTTCATCGGCAAGGAGATCCAGACCGCCTACCTCGAGAGCTACTCCGAATACGGGCAGAACATCTTCGACCGCTACGTCATCTACGCCGACTTCTGGATCCAGGACCAGGAATTCCGCGACCCCAACACCGGCGAGATCCTCGATCGTGCGGCGCTCAACGAGGAGTTGGAGAAGATCGAGAAGCCGGCCGGCATCAGCAACCCGAAGGATTTCCGCAACGAGGTGGTGAACTTCGTGTTGCGCGCACGCGCGAAGCACGACGGCCGCAACCCGAGCTGGACCTCCTACGAGAAGCTGCGCGCGGTGATCGAGAAGAAGATGTTCTCCAACACCGAGGACCTGCTGCCGGTCATCAGCTTCAACGCCAAGGCCAGCGCCGACGAGCAGAGGAAGCACCAGGACTTCGTCAACCGCATGATCGACAAGGGCTATACCGAGAAGCAGGTTCGCCTGCTGTGCGAGTGGTACCTGCGCGTGCGCAAGTCGTCCTGA